The proteins below are encoded in one region of Streptomyces sp. NBC_00490:
- a CDS encoding LacI family DNA-binding transcriptional regulator — MPTMADVARCAGVSVATVSHVLNDTRPVLPHTRQAVLDAIDELGYTPNTLARSLVTSRTRSIGLAVSAITNPYFTEILQGVEAEVLERGYSLLIADPHDDPAHERKVVQLLHERRVDGMIVAPSADPGELLAYLGRHAVPTVLLDRVVDTAPPFDQVCAENTAPMSELVAHLAVLGHRRIGLVAGLPGLSTSGERVAGYRGGLAAAGLPYDERLVVHGDSASAGAERATAALLALPEPPTALVTANNAMTIGALRALRDHGLTVPGDVALCCFDDFAWADLFSPRLTAIAQPSKEIGARAVRVLLERLADPDRPARTVRLPCALVHRTSCGCPEEAVVSG; from the coding sequence ATGCCGACCATGGCCGATGTCGCACGCTGTGCGGGCGTGTCCGTGGCGACCGTCTCGCACGTGCTCAACGACACCCGACCGGTGCTCCCGCACACCCGCCAGGCCGTCCTGGACGCCATCGACGAGCTCGGCTACACACCCAACACCCTGGCCCGCTCCCTGGTGACCTCCCGCACCCGCTCCATCGGGCTCGCGGTGTCGGCGATCACCAATCCGTACTTCACGGAGATCCTCCAGGGCGTCGAGGCGGAGGTCCTGGAGCGCGGCTACAGCCTGCTGATCGCCGATCCGCACGACGACCCCGCCCATGAACGCAAGGTCGTCCAGCTGCTGCACGAGCGGCGGGTGGACGGCATGATCGTCGCGCCCTCCGCGGACCCCGGGGAGCTGCTGGCCTACCTCGGCCGCCATGCCGTCCCCACGGTGCTCCTCGACCGTGTCGTCGACACCGCGCCGCCCTTCGACCAGGTCTGCGCCGAGAACACGGCGCCGATGAGCGAGCTGGTCGCCCATCTCGCCGTGCTCGGCCACCGGCGGATCGGGCTGGTGGCGGGGCTGCCCGGGCTCAGCACCAGCGGTGAGCGGGTCGCCGGGTACCGTGGCGGGCTCGCGGCCGCCGGGCTGCCGTACGACGAACGGCTCGTGGTCCACGGCGACTCCGCGTCGGCCGGTGCCGAGCGGGCCACCGCGGCGCTGCTGGCCCTGCCCGAACCGCCGACGGCGCTCGTCACCGCCAACAACGCGATGACCATCGGCGCGCTGCGCGCCCTGCGCGACCACGGCCTCACCGTGCCCGGCGACGTCGCCCTGTGCTGCTTCGACGACTTCGCCTGGGCCGACCTCTTCTCCCCTCGGCTCACCGCGATCGCCCAGCCCAGCAAGGAGATCGGCGCCCGGGCGGTGCGGGTGCTCCTGGAGCGCCTGGCCGATCCGGACCGGCCGGCCCGGACGGTCCGCCTGCCCTGCGCCCTCGTGCACCGCACGTCGTGCGGGTGCCCCGAGGAGGCGGTGGTGTCCGGATGA
- a CDS encoding carbohydrate kinase family protein — MIVVAGEALIDLVPQGTGALAGLTPALGGGPYNTAVALGRLGSPAAFCSRTSSDAFGEALLDGLRRTSVDVSAVQRGPEPTTLAVATIDASGSAAYSFYVEGTADRLFTAPAALPAGTRAVSFGTCSLVLEPGASAYEELMRTAAAQGVFTALDPNIRAGLIPDPDAYRARFKSWLPSVALLKLSEEDAQWLGGTPHEWLAAGPSAVVITRGGDGLTAFTRDGSEHSVPGEKVDVVDTIGAGDTVNAALLHGLSVRDALSAEALLGLGADGWTRLLRFAARAAAITCSRAGAEPPYASELGDV; from the coding sequence GTGATCGTCGTCGCCGGTGAGGCTCTCATCGACCTGGTACCGCAGGGCACGGGAGCCCTGGCGGGACTGACGCCCGCGCTCGGCGGCGGCCCGTACAACACGGCCGTCGCCCTCGGCCGCCTCGGCTCCCCCGCCGCCTTCTGCTCCCGTACGTCGTCCGACGCGTTCGGCGAGGCCCTGCTCGACGGGCTGCGCCGGACGTCGGTGGACGTGTCGGCGGTGCAGCGCGGGCCGGAACCGACCACTCTGGCGGTCGCCACGATCGACGCGAGCGGCTCGGCCGCCTACTCCTTCTATGTCGAGGGCACCGCCGACCGGCTGTTCACGGCCCCCGCCGCCCTTCCCGCCGGTACGCGCGCGGTGTCCTTCGGCACCTGCTCGCTCGTCCTGGAGCCGGGGGCGAGCGCCTACGAGGAGCTGATGCGGACCGCCGCCGCGCAGGGCGTGTTCACCGCGCTCGACCCGAACATCCGGGCCGGGCTGATCCCCGATCCGGACGCCTACCGGGCCCGGTTCAAGAGCTGGCTGCCGTCGGTGGCCCTGCTCAAGCTCTCCGAGGAGGACGCGCAGTGGCTGGGGGGCACCCCGCACGAGTGGCTGGCCGCGGGACCCTCGGCCGTCGTGATCACTCGGGGCGGTGACGGTCTGACCGCGTTCACCCGGGACGGCTCGGAGCACTCCGTGCCGGGCGAGAAGGTCGACGTCGTCGACACGATCGGGGCCGGTGACACGGTGAATGCGGCACTCCTGCACGGCCTGTCCGTCCGGGACGCCCTGTCCGCCGAGGCGCTCCTGGGACTGGGCGCCGACGGCTGGACGAGGCTGCTGCGATTCGCGGCGCGGGCAGCCGCGATCACCTGCTCCCGGGCGGGGGCGGAACCGCCGTACGCCTCCGAACTCGGGGACGTGTAG